A stretch of the Fusobacterium varium genome encodes the following:
- a CDS encoding exonuclease RecJ: MRNTRWVYRENPLKNNEDIQNLNLDKDILNLLYNRNIIEKEEIRNFLNVNIKNMADPFSLKDVDKAVNRLLQAKENNETVWVYGDYDVDGITSVSLCFLALSELGMNVRYYIPLRDEGYGLNIEAINYIKNEGGTLIITVDCGISSHEEIAHASALGIDMIVTDHHEINNGNPEALAVINPKREDNEYTFKYLAGVGTAFMMMSALFKTLDKEEDVYKYLDIVAIGTVADIVPLLKENRIFVKEGLEYLKRSRWLGLNMLIKKIFEDYDIRKFNTYDIGFIIAPIFNAVGRLEDAKKAVELFIEKDHRICSAAIKDLLEKNSERKEIQEEIFEKAIEKIENEKLYEKSILIVGEKGFHHGVIGIVASKVLDRYYKPTIIMEIKPDEGIATASCRSIEGFNIIEAINNFSDLLIKYGGHSGAAGFSIKIENIEEFSIKLNDYAKAAMEDSTLIKPIKVDRPLPFYKISYDFLDKISLLEPFGFGNPSPLFSLNNCQFDGLRLIGKDKKHIMMNIIKNGNEIRNCVWFNSDDVFENLVNLRNIDIAFKLKLETYKDRYQYKMYVEDIRETIQTSNEIENIFDLYDIQFPIETVIYTRRKMDSPKIRLTFSEQGITVANDRTYLGNLDTQTEYILNSLKKMYNIEFSAAVKDVILKDENYNVHILIDKDYSFSSYAIKQSELFKEIKNFLVGEFNYNYIQKKTLASVFKDKNNTVTIMERGRGIETIIQTIGLYYKNINEKALLVTKENISKKTISSIGIGDKFISGYDFYIFLNPEKSEIEKYIDRKILVITEDKTFNIQGFTHITDNYEIPSNIKFLSEEELKNKNIIFSKKLPLDKKNQVIKNLKTYMEIYSTKDILPYL; this comes from the coding sequence ATGAGAAATACAAGATGGGTTTATAGAGAAAATCCTCTGAAAAATAATGAAGATATTCAGAATCTTAATTTAGATAAAGATATTCTTAATCTTCTATATAATAGAAATATAATAGAAAAAGAAGAAATAAGAAATTTTCTGAATGTAAATATAAAGAATATGGCAGATCCCTTTTCTTTAAAAGATGTTGACAAAGCTGTCAACAGACTTCTTCAAGCAAAAGAAAACAATGAAACAGTGTGGGTATACGGAGATTATGATGTTGATGGAATTACATCAGTTTCTTTATGTTTTTTAGCTCTAAGCGAGCTGGGAATGAATGTAAGATACTATATTCCTTTAAGAGATGAAGGCTATGGACTGAACATAGAAGCAATAAATTATATAAAAAATGAAGGAGGAACTCTGATCATAACTGTTGACTGTGGTATCTCCTCACATGAGGAAATAGCTCATGCTTCAGCTTTAGGTATAGATATGATAGTTACTGACCATCATGAAATAAATAACGGTAATCCTGAAGCTCTGGCAGTTATCAATCCTAAAAGGGAAGATAATGAATATACATTTAAATATTTAGCTGGAGTAGGAACTGCTTTTATGATGATGTCCGCCCTTTTTAAGACTCTTGATAAAGAAGAAGATGTTTACAAATATCTTGATATAGTTGCAATAGGTACTGTAGCAGATATTGTTCCCCTTCTTAAAGAAAATAGAATATTTGTGAAGGAAGGATTGGAGTATCTCAAAAGAAGCAGATGGCTTGGACTCAATATGCTTATTAAAAAAATTTTTGAAGATTATGATATAAGAAAATTTAATACCTATGATATAGGTTTTATAATAGCTCCTATATTTAATGCTGTTGGAAGATTGGAAGATGCTAAAAAAGCTGTTGAACTTTTTATTGAAAAAGACCACAGAATTTGTTCAGCAGCAATAAAAGATCTTTTAGAAAAAAACAGTGAGAGAAAAGAAATACAGGAAGAAATATTTGAAAAAGCTATTGAAAAAATAGAAAATGAAAAACTTTATGAAAAAAGTATTCTCATAGTAGGAGAAAAGGGATTCCATCATGGAGTTATTGGTATAGTTGCATCTAAAGTTCTGGATAGATACTACAAACCTACTATAATTATGGAAATAAAACCTGATGAGGGAATTGCCACTGCTTCATGCAGAAGTATAGAAGGATTCAATATTATTGAAGCTATTAATAATTTTTCTGATCTTCTCATCAAATATGGAGGCCACAGTGGTGCTGCTGGTTTTTCAATAAAAATAGAAAATATTGAAGAATTCAGTATAAAACTCAATGACTATGCCAAAGCTGCAATGGAAGACAGCACTCTCATAAAACCAATTAAAGTTGACAGACCACTTCCTTTTTACAAAATATCATATGACTTTTTAGATAAAATATCTCTTTTAGAGCCATTTGGTTTCGGCAATCCTTCTCCTTTATTCTCATTGAATAACTGTCAATTTGATGGATTAAGACTAATAGGAAAAGATAAAAAACACATTATGATGAACATCATAAAAAATGGAAATGAAATAAGAAATTGTGTATGGTTCAATAGTGATGATGTTTTTGAAAATCTTGTCAATTTAAGAAATATAGATATAGCCTTTAAATTAAAATTAGAAACTTATAAAGACAGATATCAATATAAAATGTATGTTGAAGATATAAGAGAAACCATTCAGACTTCGAATGAAATAGAAAATATTTTTGATCTTTATGATATTCAATTTCCTATAGAAACAGTAATTTATACAAGAAGAAAGATGGATTCACCAAAAATAAGGCTTACTTTCTCTGAACAGGGAATAACTGTAGCTAATGATCGTACATATCTTGGAAATTTAGATACTCAGACTGAATATATACTAAATTCTTTAAAAAAAATGTATAACATTGAATTTTCTGCTGCTGTAAAAGATGTTATATTAAAAGATGAAAATTATAATGTTCATATTCTTATTGATAAAGATTATTCTTTTTCATCCTATGCCATAAAGCAAAGCGAGCTGTTTAAAGAAATAAAAAACTTTCTTGTTGGAGAATTTAATTATAATTATATCCAAAAGAAAACTTTAGCATCTGTTTTTAAAGATAAAAATAATACAGTGACAATTATGGAAAGAGGAAGAGGAATTGAAACTATAATTCAAACTATAGGACTTTATTACAAAAATATAAATGAAAAAGCTCTTCTTGTAACAAAAGAAAATATATCTAAAAAAACTATTTCAAGTATAGGAATAGGGGATAAATTTATTAGTGGGTATGATTTTTATATTTTCCTTAATCCTGAAAAATCTGAAATAGAAAAATATATTGATAGAAAAATTCTAGTAATAACAGAAGATAAAACTTTTAATATACAAGGATTTACTCATATTACAGATAATTATGAAATTCCATCAAACATAAAGTTTCTATCTGAAGAAGAACTAAAAAATAAAAATATAATTTTTAGTAAAAAACTCCCTTTAGACAAAAAAAATCAAGTCATTAAAAATTTAAAAACTTATATGGAAATATATTCAACCAAAGATATACTTCCGTATTTATAA
- a CDS encoding DNA mismatch repair protein MutL, whose translation MGIIKVLDESVSNIIAAGEVVENPASMLKELLENSLDAESKSIKIEVKSGGRHVIISDDGKGMTQDDLLLSVERHATSKIAKKEDLYNLFTYGFRGEALSSISAVSKMSLSSRTKDDETGSAITVSGGKITGLKEIQRNVGTTIEIKDLFFNTPARLKFLRKTTTEYMNIKDIIVQEALGNPNTAITLILDDKVSIKTSGNGIDNTIVEIFGRNVLKNSKAFSMGYLGNASLYRATRDSIFTFVNGRMVKSKLLENAVIDGYYTKLMKGKYPFAILFLEIDPKEVDVNVHPSKKIVKFSNESNIYGKVLREIENCFEGDDIFVSPTMEKTIEKESEALIDFSEFSKFVPMKAENAKFEGIEVEKYSKTEITNRETKKEIIKSDEDDFENMFIKKEKAVPFEIKEEIKVFEGNEKSDIIKTDVIPDAKNEFKEEIEKDEIIISEEKNIVSKIDFKVLGQIFDSFILVERDGVFEIYDQHIVHERILYEKLKKEYYGTNVSRQQLLVPIRITLDPRERELIFENIEYFTGFGFEIDEFDENEVVIRSVPVMNFRDSTENIFKNIIKNLKENKETDIRENIIISMSCKGAIKANEKLSLNEMETIIKKLHEIGEYTCPHGRPIIVKITLNDLEKLFKRK comes from the coding sequence ATGGGAATAATAAAAGTATTAGATGAATCAGTTTCTAACATAATTGCAGCTGGAGAAGTGGTTGAAAATCCAGCCAGTATGCTGAAAGAGCTTTTGGAAAACTCATTGGATGCAGAAAGTAAGAGCATAAAAATAGAAGTAAAATCTGGCGGAAGACATGTGATAATATCTGATGATGGAAAGGGAATGACTCAAGATGATCTGCTTCTTTCTGTAGAAAGACATGCAACAAGTAAAATAGCTAAAAAAGAGGATTTATATAATCTTTTTACATATGGGTTTAGAGGAGAGGCACTTTCTTCTATCTCAGCAGTATCAAAAATGTCTTTATCTTCTCGAACTAAAGATGATGAAACAGGATCAGCAATAACAGTCTCTGGTGGGAAAATAACAGGTCTTAAAGAAATTCAGAGAAATGTGGGAACTACCATAGAAATAAAAGATTTATTTTTTAATACTCCTGCAAGATTAAAGTTTTTGAGAAAGACTACAACAGAATATATGAATATAAAAGATATAATAGTGCAGGAAGCCTTAGGGAACCCCAATACAGCAATAACTCTTATACTAGATGATAAAGTAAGCATAAAGACAAGTGGAAATGGAATTGACAATACTATTGTAGAAATATTTGGCAGAAATGTTTTGAAAAACTCAAAAGCTTTTTCTATGGGATATTTAGGAAATGCATCACTGTACAGAGCAACAAGAGATTCTATATTTACATTTGTCAATGGTCGTATGGTAAAATCAAAACTTCTGGAGAATGCTGTTATTGATGGATATTATACAAAACTTATGAAAGGAAAATATCCTTTTGCAATACTATTTTTAGAAATAGATCCTAAAGAGGTAGATGTCAATGTACATCCTTCAAAAAAAATAGTTAAATTCTCAAATGAATCTAATATATATGGAAAAGTTTTAAGAGAAATTGAAAACTGTTTTGAAGGAGATGATATTTTTGTTTCTCCAACTATGGAAAAAACTATTGAAAAAGAAAGTGAAGCTTTGATAGATTTTTCAGAGTTTTCAAAGTTTGTTCCTATGAAGGCAGAAAACGCTAAATTTGAAGGGATTGAAGTAGAAAAATATTCAAAAACAGAGATTACCAACAGGGAAACAAAAAAAGAGATTATAAAATCTGATGAAGATGATTTTGAAAATATGTTCATTAAAAAGGAAAAAGCTGTTCCTTTTGAAATAAAAGAAGAAATAAAAGTGTTTGAAGGAAATGAAAAATCTGATATAATAAAAACCGATGTTATTCCTGATGCAAAAAATGAATTTAAAGAAGAAATTGAAAAAGATGAAATAATTATATCAGAAGAAAAAAATATTGTATCTAAAATAGATTTTAAAGTATTAGGACAGATATTTGATTCTTTTATCTTGGTAGAAAGAGATGGAGTATTTGAAATATATGATCAGCATATAGTTCATGAAAGAATACTTTATGAAAAACTAAAAAAAGAATATTATGGAACAAATGTAAGCAGACAGCAGCTGCTTGTTCCTATAAGAATAACTCTTGATCCAAGAGAAAGAGAACTTATATTTGAAAATATTGAATATTTCACAGGATTTGGATTTGAAATTGATGAGTTTGATGAAAATGAAGTGGTAATAAGGTCAGTTCCAGTAATGAATTTTAGAGACAGTACAGAGAATATTTTCAAAAATATAATAAAAAATCTTAAAGAAAATAAAGAAACAGATATCAGAGAAAATATTATAATTTCAATGTCATGTAAAGGAGCAATAAAAGCTAATGAAAAGCTTTCTCTTAATGAAATGGAAACAATAATAAAAAAACTTCATGAAATAGGAGAATATACATGTCCTCATGGAAGACCAATTATAGTAAAAATTACTCTGAATGATCTGGAAAAACTTTTTAAGAGAAAATAA